The proteins below are encoded in one region of Reichenbachiella sp. 5M10:
- a CDS encoding DUF3703 domain-containing protein — MTLNTYMPDALRPFYQSELTQYRAQFAQGHWAHAWTHLERAHVIGQAYPVTHSQVHWLMLVFGVKIKSLREVIGQIPRLLVGGVKSFVGHIPVGNTGGANVPPLRPLPIAADIQDMFAQAGIHRNHNT; from the coding sequence ATGACACTCAACACTTATATGCCGGATGCACTTCGGCCGTTTTATCAATCCGAGTTGACGCAGTACAGGGCACAGTTTGCACAGGGGCACTGGGCACATGCATGGACACACCTTGAGCGGGCTCATGTGATCGGTCAGGCCTATCCTGTGACGCACAGTCAGGTGCACTGGCTGATGCTGGTGTTTGGGGTGAAGATCAAGAGTCTTCGTGAGGTCATCGGTCAAATCCCACGCTTGCTTGTGGGGGGAGTCAAGTCCTTCGTCGGGCACATACCTGTCGGTAATACCGGAGGGGCCAATGTACCGCCTCTACGTCCTTTGCCAATTGCAGCGGACATACAGGACATGTTTGCACAAGCTGGAATACATCGCAATCACAACACCTAA
- a CDS encoding prolyl oligopeptidase family serine peptidase — MRRFPIYLILILALPQCQTKSQKQDSTLTIAAQLTTAQNQAWVNEHLDQVMQASVFVAKNGHQMPYRIFIPDDYRPDESLPLLIHLHGRGERGTDNNPKIYNNIPLFNGPRSIVSPNMQQRYRSIVLVPQCSDTTINEEWAKWVGNTPETPFEGLGEDGSYLMNDTPSSSGAAALELIDYTIDRYHIDKSRVYLTGLSMGGFGTWEFIGRRPELFAAAVPMAGYSDPRTVDRIQSIPIWVFHSNIDQYNPVAGSRHMYQLLTEAGAEVLYTEYDSTTHGDTFQRAWQNEELIPWIYSQQQ, encoded by the coding sequence ATGAGACGATTTCCAATCTATTTGATACTCATACTGGCACTGCCACAGTGCCAAACCAAATCACAAAAGCAGGACAGCACCTTGACCATAGCCGCACAGCTCACCACTGCACAAAACCAAGCTTGGGTAAATGAGCATCTCGATCAGGTCATGCAGGCCAGCGTCTTCGTAGCGAAAAATGGACACCAAATGCCCTATCGTATTTTTATTCCCGATGACTACCGACCCGACGAATCCCTCCCGTTGCTGATCCATCTGCATGGACGTGGTGAGCGCGGCACAGACAACAACCCAAAGATATACAACAATATTCCGCTGTTCAACGGCCCTCGATCCATTGTCTCCCCCAACATGCAGCAACGCTACCGCAGTATCGTACTCGTGCCACAGTGCTCTGACACCACTATCAACGAAGAATGGGCCAAATGGGTAGGCAACACGCCAGAAACACCCTTTGAGGGACTCGGCGAGGATGGTAGTTATCTCATGAATGACACGCCGTCTTCTTCGGGCGCAGCAGCACTGGAGCTGATCGACTACACCATCGATCGATACCACATTGACAAGAGTCGAGTGTACTTGACGGGACTATCCATGGGAGGGTTTGGTACATGGGAGTTTATCGGGAGACGACCAGAGTTGTTCGCTGCGGCAGTACCTATGGCGGGCTATTCTGACCCACGAACCGTGGATCGCATACAATCCATTCCGATCTGGGTTTTTCATAGCAACATCGATCAGTACAACCCCGTGGCAGGGTCACGACATATGTACCAACTTCTAACCGAAGCGGGTGCAGAAGTCCTCTACACAGAGTACGACAGCACTACCCACGGAGACACCTTCCAGAGAGCCTGGCAAAACGAAGAGCTGATTCCTTGGATCTATAGTCAACAACAATAA
- a CDS encoding VOC family protein, with protein MARVNTYLNFKDKTEEVFLYYQSIFGGEFAGDGFSRFGEVPPSEEMPPLPESDKNLVMHVELPIMGGHSLMGSDAPESMGFTVNVGNNVHISINTDTREETDELFAKLSKDGVITMALDEMFWGDYFGSCTDKYGTQWMFNCPAK; from the coding sequence ATGGCAAGAGTTAATACTTACCTCAATTTCAAAGACAAGACCGAAGAGGTCTTTTTGTACTACCAATCGATCTTTGGCGGAGAGTTCGCAGGAGATGGATTTTCTCGATTTGGAGAGGTGCCTCCATCCGAAGAGATGCCGCCACTCCCGGAGTCTGACAAAAATCTGGTGATGCACGTGGAGCTACCAATCATGGGAGGACACAGTCTGATGGGGTCAGATGCCCCAGAATCGATGGGCTTCACTGTGAACGTTGGCAACAACGTGCATATCAGCATAAATACAGACACGCGCGAAGAGACAGACGAATTGTTCGCAAAGCTGTCCAAGGATGGTGTGATCACCATGGCGCTGGACGAGATGTTTTGGGGAGATTACTTTGGTAGCTGTACCGACAAGTACGGGACACAGTGGATGTTCAACTGCCCAGCGAAGTAA
- the rlmF gene encoding 23S rRNA (adenine(1618)-N(6))-methyltransferase RlmF, with protein MKHSSSTSSPKRVEVKTRLHPRNKNRDRYDLQALIGVVPDLANHVKPNKYGDDSVDFAEPRAVKLLNQALMYHYYGVKQWEFPDENLCPPIPGRADYIHYMADLLMESNFGTFPEGEKITCLDIGVGANCIYPILGTIEYGWQFIGSDIDPQSIESAQRIVAANPMLQDKVDCRLQVTSKDVFYGIITKEDKVDLSICNPPFHASAADAAKGSKRKVNNLSSKKIKNPRLNFAGVSNELICEGGESKFIQNMVRESKKFASNCYWFSTLVSKQSNVKGVQKALEEHGASQVKIIPIGTGNKSSRIVAWSFLSKTEQKEWRQTRWIPAKPIDTEK; from the coding sequence ATGAAACACTCGTCAAGCACCTCTTCTCCCAAAAGGGTGGAAGTAAAAACAAGACTACATCCTCGCAACAAAAACCGAGATCGCTACGATCTGCAGGCTTTGATTGGGGTTGTGCCAGACTTAGCCAATCATGTAAAACCCAATAAGTACGGAGATGATTCTGTGGATTTTGCAGAGCCTAGAGCAGTCAAACTACTCAATCAGGCATTGATGTACCATTATTATGGAGTGAAGCAATGGGAGTTTCCTGATGAAAACTTGTGTCCTCCTATCCCAGGGAGAGCAGATTATATTCACTACATGGCAGACTTGTTGATGGAAAGCAATTTTGGGACATTTCCCGAAGGGGAGAAGATCACCTGTCTGGACATAGGAGTGGGAGCCAACTGTATCTACCCCATACTCGGCACCATCGAGTATGGCTGGCAGTTCATCGGTTCGGATATTGACCCCCAGTCTATCGAATCAGCACAGCGCATCGTAGCAGCCAATCCCATGTTGCAGGACAAAGTAGATTGTAGACTTCAAGTGACTTCCAAAGATGTGTTTTATGGCATCATCACCAAGGAGGATAAGGTAGACTTATCGATCTGTAATCCCCCATTTCATGCATCTGCAGCAGATGCAGCAAAAGGATCCAAAAGAAAGGTCAACAATCTCTCCTCGAAGAAAATTAAAAACCCTCGGCTTAATTTTGCAGGTGTCAGCAACGAACTGATCTGCGAGGGTGGAGAGTCTAAGTTTATCCAAAACATGGTCCGTGAGAGCAAGAAATTTGCAAGCAATTGCTACTGGTTTTCCACTCTTGTCTCCAAGCAATCCAATGTCAAAGGCGTACAGAAGGCATTGGAGGAGCATGGAGCGAGTCAAGTCAAAATCATTCCTATCGGTACAGGCAACAAGTCTAGTCGTATCGTCGCTTGGTCCTTCTTGTCAAAGACCGAGCAGAAAGAATGGAGGCAGACTCGGTGGATTCCTGCCAAACCTATTGACACAGAAAAATGA
- a CDS encoding NAD(P)/FAD-dependent oxidoreductase — translation MDKEYDVVVIGSGPNGLSAGIALAEKGLQVLIVEGAETVGGGTRTSELTLPGFRHDVCSAVHPMGYLSPYLKTLPLEKFGLEWIVPNASAAHPLDGEEAVLLYKSMEETSLNLGVDGEQYKKILAPFVSRAEDLLSDSLKPLGIPQNPWLLARFGLKALQPATFYARHAFSDPRMKALFAGCTAHSVLPFDKFFTTAMGLMFLVTGHVENWVIPKGGSQQIANALAGYFESLGGEIQCSMRINEWKELPVAKRYVFDTDPVQLANIAREKLPPSYKNRLKNYQFGPGVFKIDYALDGPIPWSDPRCLDASTVHVGGTFAEVAASEKDAWEGRVSDKPFVMLSQQSQFDPTRAPEGKHTGWAYCHVPNGSTVDMTDAIENQIERFAPGFKDIILAKATMTTQDFYQYNPNYLGGAITGGAADIFQLFTRPVARIDPYSTPNPDLFICSASSPPGGGVHGMCGYHAAQSVLKSLKVT, via the coding sequence ATGGATAAAGAGTATGACGTAGTGGTAATCGGCTCGGGCCCCAATGGACTGAGTGCAGGCATAGCTTTGGCAGAAAAGGGATTGCAAGTATTGATTGTAGAAGGTGCAGAAACAGTCGGTGGGGGAACGAGGACTTCCGAACTGACACTACCTGGTTTTCGTCACGATGTATGCTCGGCGGTGCATCCGATGGGTTATTTGTCTCCCTATCTCAAGACCTTGCCGCTGGAGAAGTTTGGCTTGGAATGGATCGTCCCGAATGCCTCAGCAGCACATCCGCTAGATGGAGAAGAGGCCGTACTACTGTACAAGTCCATGGAAGAAACCAGCCTCAATCTAGGTGTAGATGGAGAGCAATACAAAAAGATATTGGCTCCATTCGTGTCACGGGCCGAAGATCTCTTATCAGATAGCCTAAAACCCTTGGGCATCCCACAAAATCCATGGTTACTTGCGCGCTTTGGTTTGAAGGCCTTGCAGCCTGCGACTTTCTACGCACGGCATGCCTTCTCCGATCCACGCATGAAGGCGTTGTTTGCAGGGTGTACGGCTCACAGTGTCTTGCCTTTTGATAAGTTTTTTACCACAGCGATGGGGTTGATGTTTTTGGTGACAGGGCATGTAGAGAACTGGGTCATACCCAAAGGTGGCTCACAGCAAATTGCCAATGCTTTGGCGGGATACTTTGAAAGCCTCGGGGGTGAGATCCAGTGCTCGATGAGGATCAATGAATGGAAGGAGTTGCCAGTTGCCAAACGCTATGTATTTGATACCGATCCGGTACAGCTCGCCAACATCGCTAGAGAAAAATTGCCTCCATCGTACAAAAACCGCCTCAAGAACTATCAGTTTGGCCCAGGGGTCTTCAAGATTGACTATGCTCTGGATGGACCGATTCCATGGAGTGATCCACGATGCCTAGATGCCTCTACTGTGCATGTAGGGGGTACGTTTGCCGAAGTGGCTGCTAGTGAAAAGGATGCTTGGGAGGGCAGGGTGAGTGACAAGCCCTTTGTGATGCTTAGTCAGCAGAGTCAGTTTGATCCCACCAGAGCTCCCGAGGGCAAGCATACGGGATGGGCGTATTGCCATGTGCCTAATGGCTCAACGGTGGACATGACCGATGCGATTGAGAATCAGATTGAGCGATTTGCTCCAGGGTTCAAGGATATCATTTTAGCGAAAGCGACGATGACGACACAGGACTTTTACCAATACAACCCCAACTATCTCGGAGGAGCCATCACGGGAGGAGCAGCAGATATTTTTCAGTTGTTTACCCGTCCCGTGGCGCGGATAGATCCTTACAGTACGCCCAATCCTGACCTCTTTATTTGTTCGGCATCCTCGCCTCCAGGTGGGGGAGTACATGGGATGTGCGGTTATCATGCAGCACAGAGCGTGCTCAAATCGCTCAAAGTCACCTAA
- a CDS encoding aldo/keto reductase: protein MEYRKLGESDLEVSAITFGAWAAGGWMWGQTERSEAVAAIRAAYDHGMTSIDTAPIYGQGRSEEIVGEAIKDLPRDKVQVLTKFGLRWDLAKGEHYFDSQDNSGQDIQIFRYASKDSIITECENSLKRLGTDYIDLYQIHWADSTTPIEETFEAVAQLIKEGKVRQAGVCNYDASQMSTAEKAVKLVSNQIPFSMVNRGVEEETVPYCIQQKKSVLAYSPMERGLLTGKITPGYVFQDGDHRAGHPHFQPDFIQKTNDFLQQIKPIADEQGATLGQLVLRWTIERAGITIALAGARNAEQATQNARAMDVKLTAEQIAFISTEVEKLT, encoded by the coding sequence ATGGAATACAGAAAATTAGGAGAATCAGATTTAGAAGTATCAGCGATCACATTTGGAGCTTGGGCAGCTGGCGGATGGATGTGGGGACAGACTGAACGCTCCGAAGCAGTGGCAGCCATTCGTGCGGCTTATGATCACGGCATGACCTCCATCGATACTGCGCCTATCTATGGACAGGGCAGGAGTGAAGAGATCGTGGGTGAGGCCATCAAAGACCTCCCGCGTGACAAAGTACAAGTCTTGACAAAGTTTGGCTTGAGGTGGGATCTCGCCAAGGGAGAGCACTACTTTGATAGCCAAGACAACAGTGGTCAAGACATTCAGATCTTTCGCTATGCGAGCAAAGACAGTATCATCACCGAGTGCGAAAATAGTTTGAAACGTCTCGGTACCGATTATATAGATCTTTATCAGATTCATTGGGCGGACAGTACGACCCCCATCGAGGAGACCTTTGAGGCGGTCGCTCAGCTCATCAAGGAGGGGAAAGTACGTCAAGCAGGCGTGTGCAATTATGATGCGTCTCAAATGTCCACTGCGGAGAAAGCTGTCAAACTAGTGTCCAATCAGATACCTTTTAGTATGGTCAACCGTGGAGTAGAAGAGGAGACCGTGCCCTACTGCATCCAGCAGAAGAAATCGGTATTGGCCTATAGTCCAATGGAGCGTGGGTTGCTGACAGGTAAGATCACTCCTGGGTATGTATTCCAAGACGGGGATCATCGAGCAGGACATCCACATTTTCAGCCGGATTTCATCCAAAAGACCAACGATTTCTTACAACAGATCAAGCCAATCGCAGACGAGCAAGGAGCCACTTTGGGCCAGTTGGTCCTGCGTTGGACGATCGAGCGTGCAGGGATCACCATCGCACTCGCGGGTGCACGGAATGCCGAACAGGCCACTCAAAATGCAAGAGCCATGGACGTGAAGTTGACTGCTGAACAAATAGCTTTCATCAGCACTGAAGTGGAGAAACTGACATAG
- a CDS encoding exonuclease domain-containing protein — MPQEYAIIDIETTGRSAKGQKVTEIAIIIHDGKRIIDQYDTLVNPETSIPYSITQLTGIYDEMVMHSPKFYEIARKVYEMTEGRTFVAHNVAFDFGVLKSEFESLGGSFDRPQLCTVKLSRKLLPGHSSYSLGKLCEDLGIAINGRHRAYGDAAATVKLMEILLQKSHDMGLEDLSTTTLANLPKIPPLLDLKIYSSLPQQTGVYYIYSSQDELIYIGKANNIRQRMLSHFNDKSRKERSMFALTANIRYEITGSELIALLHESDEIKKHQPQFNHALKQTRATHGLYAYENQAGILQLNIGKLQIGTVALMTFSKLGQAKNFLEKAVQDYQLCPKCCGLEKTNGPCFASHIKQCLGVCCGKESSQSYNLRVEELLGNILLKQEDFFIVEKGRTEDEIGIVQIRQGEYIGYGYVPDTHQNNTHEGYENFITPTPTNADAQRIILGYLKRKRTQEENTTSSN, encoded by the coding sequence ATGCCTCAGGAGTATGCCATCATCGATATCGAGACCACGGGTCGCAGTGCCAAAGGGCAGAAAGTCACAGAGATCGCCATCATCATTCATGACGGAAAGCGGATTATCGATCAGTACGACACCTTGGTCAACCCCGAAACCTCCATTCCCTACTCCATCACACAACTGACAGGCATCTACGATGAGATGGTGATGCATTCACCAAAGTTCTACGAGATTGCTCGCAAAGTCTATGAAATGACAGAAGGGCGTACCTTTGTCGCGCACAATGTCGCTTTTGACTTTGGCGTATTAAAGTCAGAATTTGAGAGTTTGGGAGGCAGTTTTGACAGACCACAGCTTTGCACAGTCAAGCTTTCGAGAAAACTTCTACCCGGACACTCTTCATATAGTTTAGGCAAACTCTGTGAAGACCTAGGTATAGCGATCAATGGACGCCACCGCGCATATGGTGATGCTGCAGCTACCGTCAAGCTCATGGAGATTCTCTTGCAAAAGTCACATGACATGGGACTCGAAGATTTGAGTACGACGACACTAGCCAACCTTCCCAAAATCCCCCCACTTCTTGACCTCAAAATCTACTCTTCCCTTCCTCAGCAGACTGGGGTATACTACATCTACAGCTCGCAAGATGAGCTCATCTATATCGGCAAAGCCAACAATATTCGCCAACGGATGCTATCCCACTTCAACGACAAAAGCCGTAAGGAACGCAGCATGTTTGCACTCACAGCCAACATCCGTTATGAAATCACTGGAAGTGAACTCATCGCTCTCTTGCATGAGTCGGACGAAATCAAAAAGCACCAGCCGCAATTCAACCACGCCCTTAAACAGACACGTGCTACGCATGGCCTATACGCCTATGAAAATCAAGCAGGCATCCTTCAGCTCAATATCGGCAAGTTGCAAATAGGTACTGTAGCTTTGATGACCTTTTCCAAATTGGGTCAAGCCAAAAATTTTCTAGAAAAGGCCGTACAAGACTATCAGCTCTGCCCCAAATGCTGTGGATTGGAAAAGACCAATGGCCCTTGTTTTGCCTCTCATATCAAACAGTGTCTGGGGGTTTGTTGCGGCAAAGAGTCTTCACAAAGTTACAACCTACGGGTAGAGGAACTCCTGGGTAACATACTGCTCAAGCAAGAGGATTTTTTCATCGTAGAAAAGGGTCGTACTGAGGACGAAATCGGAATCGTACAAATCCGACAAGGAGAATATATAGGCTACGGATATGTCCCTGATACTCACCAAAACAATACGCATGAAGGGTATGAAAATTTCATCACTCCAACCCCGACCAATGCCGATGCGCAACGTATCATTCTAGGCTATCTCAAAAGGAAACGTACACAAGAAGAAAATACGACTAGCTCCAATTAA
- a CDS encoding STAS/SEC14 domain-containing protein, with product MIEKIKAFEGNALAIEVIDGFTETDEKLAQQFFNEKVEEGNDYIHVLVKLDEMKISHSSTKAFMEDMIWVLRNYHQMGNLAIVAHSKVLKALVPIDNIFFERLQKGFEERYFDASQLDKALAFISPNE from the coding sequence ATGATTGAAAAAATCAAAGCCTTTGAAGGGAATGCACTTGCCATAGAAGTAATCGATGGATTTACTGAGACGGATGAAAAGCTTGCGCAACAATTCTTCAATGAGAAGGTAGAGGAAGGGAATGACTACATCCACGTACTCGTGAAACTGGACGAAATGAAAATCAGCCATAGCAGTACCAAGGCATTTATGGAGGATATGATTTGGGTGCTAAGAAACTATCATCAGATGGGGAATCTGGCCATCGTGGCACATTCCAAAGTATTGAAAGCCTTGGTGCCTATAGACAATATTTTCTTTGAAAGGCTACAGAAGGGGTTTGAAGAACGATACTTTGATGCCTCACAGTTGGACAAGGCATTGGCCTTCATTAGCCCCAATGAATAA
- a CDS encoding DUF3667 domain-containing protein, with protein MAGKRIKYFIDKSKTALTQVQKLNVSLPSLRRKRHPATHCLNCQLQFDIETNYCPRCGQENNHNQLSFWTIATDFLHNYFSLDSQFGNSIHPFLLRPGALTNYYTEGKRAAFINPIRLYLIVSLLFFFVFSLLSQDFVVKTQNRLEQTNQNLRDSVSMDINQIFMVKLDSIHQIKEDSIARLHEQDTVRAWTGRSAESENEFLTQETVKTYLSLREDRNLSPHQIMDSLNTEVLSELEKKIVYQVIKMDQMSMDMVMNRILQNIPVMMMILLPLLALIFKLFYLKKDIYYFSHLIHLVHLHSFTYFIFAIGAILVLNHEMLPLHYSVVWRCCFFLVTIYGILSFKKVYGEHWARTVFKYLSIGLLYLFLLVIAGVMELFITVFNL; from the coding sequence GTGGCAGGCAAACGAATCAAATATTTCATCGACAAATCAAAGACGGCGCTGACACAGGTTCAGAAGTTGAACGTGTCTTTGCCCTCGTTGCGACGTAAAAGACACCCTGCCACGCATTGTCTCAATTGTCAACTTCAGTTTGATATCGAGACCAACTACTGTCCACGCTGTGGTCAAGAAAACAACCATAACCAGCTGTCTTTTTGGACGATAGCTACAGATTTCTTGCACAACTATTTCTCGTTGGATTCTCAATTTGGCAATAGTATCCATCCATTCCTCTTGCGACCAGGCGCACTGACCAATTACTACACAGAGGGCAAGCGAGCAGCATTCATCAACCCCATTCGCCTCTACCTGATCGTGAGTTTGTTGTTCTTCTTCGTATTTAGTCTGCTGAGTCAAGACTTTGTAGTCAAGACCCAAAATCGCCTCGAGCAAACCAATCAAAATTTGAGAGATTCTGTATCGATGGATATAAACCAAATCTTTATGGTCAAGCTAGACTCGATACACCAGATCAAAGAAGACTCGATCGCTCGTCTACACGAGCAAGATACGGTTAGGGCTTGGACTGGTCGCAGTGCTGAGTCTGAGAATGAATTTCTCACACAAGAAACCGTAAAAACCTACCTGTCTCTTCGTGAGGATCGCAACCTCAGTCCTCATCAAATCATGGACTCCCTCAATACTGAGGTGCTCTCAGAATTGGAGAAAAAAATCGTCTATCAAGTCATCAAAATGGACCAAATGTCAATGGATATGGTCATGAATCGGATCCTACAAAACATTCCTGTCATGATGATGATTTTGTTGCCTTTGTTGGCATTAATCTTCAAGTTGTTTTACCTCAAAAAGGACATTTATTACTTCTCTCATTTAATCCATCTGGTTCATTTGCACAGTTTCACGTATTTCATCTTCGCGATTGGTGCTATTTTAGTGCTCAACCACGAGATGTTGCCGCTCCACTATTCTGTGGTATGGAGATGTTGCTTCTTCTTGGTGACTATTTATGGGATACTGTCATTTAAGAAAGTCTACGGAGAGCATTGGGCTCGTACGGTCTTCAAGTATTTGTCGATTGGTCTGCTGTATTTATTCCTACTTGTCATCGCTGGCGTGATGGAACTTTTCATCACCGTCTTCAATCTTTAA
- a CDS encoding RluA family pseudouridine synthase has translation MSQQTEIEKSCFKRFQQPIEAYALPERFTFPFYYEPHPLCLVAVDELQTHLKEQNEWKHDFGFDAYVDAPNVGKMFGVLLVRNANGEVGYLSAFSGKLAGSNLHKGFVPPVVDILEIDSFYRKGEEEIMAINRQVWALEQAEDYLRCKSLLASEEKQSAEEIAEMKAQVKAAKQARKTHRWEAEQQLSPEEYVQLTARLNHESSQMHFAQKDLSREWKQRLDARRTELARYETEIKALKVARKQRSYDLQQEIFDQYQFLNIDGETKGLMDIFENTPLKVPPSGAGECALPKMLQYAFKHGMEPLGMAEFWWGQSPSSEIRKHGYFYPSCKGKCEPILSHMLLGMELDESPIQYLSTEDKEVKIIYEDDVMAVIHKPADLLSVPGRNSSDSVSERMHAKYPDMTGPVMVHRLDRATSGLMLIAKTKDAHKALQEQFLTHTIKKRYVALLEGIIEEDYGQIDLPLRVDLEDRPRQLVCHEYGKPARTDWKVIDRVNGQTRVHFHPITGRTHQLRVHAAHAEGLNTPMVGDDLYGKRADRLHLHAESIEFLHPVTREKMSFQVDADF, from the coding sequence ATGAGTCAGCAGACAGAGATAGAGAAGAGTTGTTTCAAGCGGTTTCAGCAGCCAATCGAGGCATATGCCTTGCCAGAGCGCTTTACCTTTCCCTTTTATTATGAGCCACATCCACTGTGCCTCGTGGCAGTGGACGAACTGCAAACACACCTCAAAGAACAGAATGAATGGAAACATGACTTTGGATTTGATGCCTATGTGGATGCCCCCAATGTTGGCAAAATGTTCGGTGTACTCCTCGTCAGAAATGCGAATGGAGAAGTGGGGTATTTGTCGGCCTTTTCGGGCAAATTGGCTGGGTCCAATCTCCACAAGGGATTTGTTCCTCCCGTTGTAGATATTTTGGAAATCGACAGTTTTTACAGAAAGGGAGAAGAGGAAATCATGGCTATCAATCGACAGGTATGGGCACTCGAGCAAGCGGAAGACTATCTGCGCTGCAAATCCCTATTGGCTAGCGAAGAAAAGCAGTCCGCGGAAGAAATTGCAGAGATGAAGGCTCAAGTGAAGGCTGCTAAACAAGCCCGTAAGACACATCGATGGGAAGCCGAACAGCAGCTCTCCCCCGAAGAGTACGTGCAACTCACTGCGCGCCTCAACCACGAAAGTAGCCAAATGCATTTTGCTCAAAAAGATTTGTCACGTGAATGGAAGCAACGCCTTGACGCTCGACGCACTGAATTGGCGCGCTACGAGACGGAAATCAAAGCGCTGAAGGTGGCACGTAAACAGCGCTCTTATGACCTACAGCAAGAGATTTTTGATCAATATCAGTTTCTCAATATCGATGGAGAGACGAAAGGACTCATGGATATTTTTGAGAATACACCGCTGAAGGTGCCCCCCTCTGGAGCAGGGGAGTGTGCACTACCCAAGATGCTGCAGTATGCTTTCAAGCACGGGATGGAGCCACTCGGCATGGCGGAGTTTTGGTGGGGGCAGTCGCCGAGTTCGGAGATACGCAAGCACGGCTATTTCTACCCGTCATGCAAAGGCAAATGTGAACCGATACTCTCACACATGTTGCTGGGTATGGAGCTTGATGAGAGTCCGATACAATACCTGTCTACAGAGGACAAAGAGGTGAAAATCATCTATGAAGATGACGTGATGGCAGTGATCCACAAACCTGCTGATCTGCTCTCGGTACCAGGGCGCAACAGTTCGGACTCAGTATCCGAACGCATGCATGCCAAGTATCCAGACATGACGGGCCCAGTCATGGTGCATCGTCTGGATCGAGCTACTTCGGGATTGATGCTGATTGCAAAGACTAAAGATGCGCACAAAGCGTTGCAAGAGCAGTTTTTGACCCATACGATCAAGAAACGCTATGTTGCTCTCCTGGAGGGGATCATCGAAGAGGATTACGGGCAAATTGACTTGCCTCTACGGGTGGATCTCGAGGATAGACCAAGACAACTCGTGTGTCATGAGTACGGCAAGCCTGCACGTACTGACTGGAAAGTCATCGACCGTGTCAATGGACAAACACGGGTGCATTTTCACCCAATCACGGGACGTACGCATCAGTTGCGTGTACATGCAGCACATGCTGAGGGACTCAATACACCGATGGTGGGAGATGACCTCTATGGCAAACGCGCCGATCGCTTGCATCTTCATGCCGAGTCGATTGAGTTTTTGCATCCCGTGACCCGTGAAAAGATGTCTTTTCAGGTAGACGCGGACTTTTAG
- a CDS encoding co-chaperone YbbN, translating into MEVIEVTDQELDAQLSANSKVVIKYYADWCGSCKLFNPKFKRLAKDERFGDVTFLNINAEHNPNARAKGGVSNLPSFAIVENGEFKESIFTSKEEAVVELIEKLK; encoded by the coding sequence ATGGAAGTAATAGAAGTAACAGATCAGGAGTTGGATGCACAACTCAGCGCAAATTCTAAAGTCGTCATCAAATACTATGCGGACTGGTGTGGCTCATGCAAATTGTTTAACCCGAAGTTTAAAAGACTGGCTAAGGATGAGCGTTTCGGTGATGTGACGTTTTTGAATATCAATGCTGAGCACAATCCAAATGCCCGTGCCAAAGGAGGTGTGTCTAACTTACCATCGTTTGCGATCGTAGAAAACGGCGAGTTCAAAGAGTCGATCTTCACAAGCAAGGAAGAAGCAGTCGTAGAACTCATCGAAAAGTTGAAGTAA